A genomic stretch from Candidatus Nitrotoga arctica includes:
- the nuoF gene encoding NADH-quinone oxidoreductase subunit NuoF gives MSTPILLNTMHFDQPWTLENYLKVGGYQALRKILAEKMTPESIIAEVKNSGLRGRGGAGFPTGLKWSFMPRNYQGDKYLVCNSDEGEPGTFKDRDILRYNPHILIEGMAIAAYAMGVKVGYNYVHGEIFEAYERMEAAGEEARAAGYLGNNILGSDFSFELHNHLGYGAYICGEETALLESLEGKKGQPRFKPPFPASFGLYGKPTTINNTETFATIPYIINNGGQKFLELGRPNNGGIKLFSISGHVNRPGNFEVPLGTPFKTLLEMAGGMRGDRKLKACIPGGSSMPVLPGEIMMDLDMDYDSVAKAGSMLGTGAIIIMDDTTCMVRALERLSYFYFEESCGQCTPCREGTGWLYRIIHRIEKGEGRPEDLNLLLDLCENIAGRTICALGDAAAWPVQGFLKHFRSEFEYHIEHKRCLVQD, from the coding sequence ATGAGCACACCCATTCTTCTTAATACTATGCATTTCGACCAGCCATGGACGCTGGAAAACTACCTCAAAGTGGGTGGCTACCAAGCGCTGCGTAAAATATTGGCAGAAAAAATGACGCCTGAATCTATCATCGCCGAAGTCAAGAATTCCGGCCTGCGGGGTCGCGGCGGTGCTGGTTTTCCTACTGGCCTGAAATGGAGCTTTATGCCGCGGAATTACCAGGGCGATAAATATCTGGTATGCAATTCTGATGAGGGCGAACCGGGTACCTTCAAGGACAGAGACATTCTGCGCTACAACCCGCACATTCTCATCGAAGGCATGGCAATCGCCGCCTATGCCATGGGAGTCAAGGTAGGTTACAACTATGTGCACGGCGAGATTTTCGAGGCCTATGAACGCATGGAGGCGGCTGGTGAAGAAGCGCGTGCGGCGGGCTATCTGGGTAACAATATACTTGGCAGCGATTTCAGTTTCGAGCTACATAATCATCTGGGCTATGGTGCTTACATTTGTGGCGAAGAAACTGCATTGCTCGAATCACTCGAAGGGAAAAAAGGTCAGCCGCGTTTCAAGCCACCGTTTCCGGCGAGTTTTGGTTTATATGGCAAGCCGACTACCATAAACAACACCGAGACCTTCGCCACCATTCCTTACATTATTAATAATGGCGGACAAAAATTCCTTGAGTTGGGCAGGCCGAACAATGGCGGAATTAAATTGTTTTCCATTTCCGGTCACGTTAACAGGCCAGGAAATTTTGAGGTTCCGCTCGGAACGCCGTTCAAAACATTGCTGGAAATGGCCGGGGGAATGCGCGGCGACCGTAAGTTAAAGGCCTGTATTCCCGGTGGATCTTCCATGCCAGTTTTACCTGGCGAGATTATGATGGATCTCGACATGGACTATGATTCAGTCGCCAAGGCGGGCTCTATGCTAGGCACAGGTGCGATTATCATCATGGACGACACTACCTGCATGGTGCGAGCACTGGAGCGCCTGTCCTATTTTTATTTTGAAGAGTCATGTGGCCAATGCACGCCCTGCCGTGAAGGCACTGGCTGGTTATACCGGATCATACACCGTATCGAAAAAGGGGAAGGACGTCCGGAAGATCTTAATCTTTTGCTTGACCTGTGCGAAAACATTGCCGGCCGCACTATTTGCGCGCTTGGCGATGCCGCCGCATGGCCAGTGCAGGGCTTCCTTAAGCATTTCCGTAGCGAGTTTGAATATCACATCGAACACAAACGTTGTTTGGTGCAAGACTGA
- the nuoG gene encoding NADH-quinone oxidoreductase subunit NuoG codes for MINIEIDGKHIEVENGCSVIDAADRLGIYIPHFCYHKKLSIAANCRMCLVQIEKAPKPLPACATPVAEGMKVFTASEQAVKAQKGVMEFLLINHPLDCPICDQGGECELQDLAVGYGGSASRYNEEKRVVLHKDIGPLVAAEEMSRCINCTRCVRFGIEIGGAMELGQAFRGENAEIMAFVSDTVDSELSGNMIDLCPVGALTSKPFRYSARTWELSRRKSISPHDSLGSNLAVQVKNNRVMRVLPIENEDVNECWLSDKDRFSYEGLNSAERLTKPMIKQGGKWLEVEWQVALEYVANGLRQIAHEAGGECIGALATPHSTLEELYLLQKLVRGLGSHNVDFRLRQSDFDADSKQTGVPWLGMAVADINHVDRFLLVGSFLRKDHPLLASRVRQATKKGAQVNLIHAADDDLLMPIANKEIVPPTEMTTVLAQVLKALAIAKQATLDTSVQQVIQSVTPSAIAQAMADSLASGERVAVLLGNFAQQHPQASQLQLLAQHIAALCGATFGFFGEAANSVGGYLAQAVPFAGAAHGMNASAMLAAPRKAYILLNVEAELDTQNPQQALAAMDAADMVVALSAYKHHAVEYADVLLPIAPFTETSGTFVSSEGRAQSFKGTVQPLGEARPAWKVLRVLGNLLNISDFDYNNSEAVRDEVLSGTDVSAKLGNVLHGMSAQATTWNIAGLQRVSDVPIYATDAIVRRAASLQKTRDAAIPHALMHSVELEKLNLRSGEMVKLTQGHGSTRLSIIADDSLPHGVVRVAAGHAVTAELGAMFGAIMVDRA; via the coding sequence ATGATCAACATTGAAATTGACGGCAAGCACATTGAAGTCGAAAACGGATGCTCTGTGATCGATGCGGCGGATCGGTTGGGTATTTATATTCCCCACTTTTGTTACCACAAGAAATTATCCATCGCAGCTAATTGCCGCATGTGTTTAGTGCAGATCGAAAAGGCGCCTAAGCCGCTGCCCGCTTGTGCCACGCCAGTGGCCGAAGGCATGAAAGTTTTTACTGCCTCCGAGCAAGCTGTGAAAGCGCAAAAAGGTGTAATGGAATTCTTACTGATTAATCACCCATTGGACTGCCCGATATGTGATCAGGGCGGGGAATGCGAGTTACAGGATCTAGCGGTCGGCTATGGTGGCAGCGCCTCGCGTTACAACGAAGAGAAACGCGTCGTGTTGCACAAGGACATCGGCCCCTTGGTAGCTGCCGAAGAAATGAGTCGCTGTATAAACTGTACCCGTTGCGTGCGTTTCGGCATCGAAATTGGTGGCGCGATGGAACTGGGACAAGCTTTCCGTGGTGAAAATGCGGAAATTATGGCTTTCGTGTCCGATACGGTAGATTCCGAACTGTCCGGCAATATGATAGACCTCTGTCCGGTCGGTGCGCTCACCAGCAAACCATTCCGCTATAGTGCCCGCACTTGGGAGCTATCGCGCCGTAAATCTATTAGTCCGCATGATAGTTTAGGTTCCAACCTGGCGGTGCAGGTCAAAAACAACCGCGTGATGCGTGTGCTGCCAATTGAGAATGAAGATGTCAATGAGTGCTGGCTGTCCGATAAAGATCGCTTTAGCTACGAAGGGTTGAACTCAGCTGAACGTCTTACCAAGCCGATGATCAAGCAGGGCGGGAAATGGCTGGAAGTAGAGTGGCAAGTTGCGCTGGAGTATGTGGCTAACGGGCTGCGCCAAATTGCGCATGAGGCGGGCGGGGAATGCATAGGCGCGTTAGCTACGCCACATTCCACACTGGAAGAGCTCTATTTATTGCAGAAACTGGTGCGCGGCTTAGGCAGCCATAACGTGGATTTCCGTCTGCGACAGTCTGATTTTGACGCCGACAGCAAGCAGACCGGTGTACCTTGGCTAGGTATGGCAGTGGCAGATATTAATCATGTTGACCGCTTCCTGCTAGTGGGCAGTTTCTTGCGCAAAGACCATCCGCTTCTGGCGTCACGCGTGCGTCAGGCAACGAAGAAGGGCGCGCAAGTTAATCTGATACATGCTGCCGATGACGATCTGCTGATGCCAATCGCCAACAAGGAGATAGTTCCACCGACCGAAATGACTACGGTATTGGCGCAAGTGTTGAAGGCGCTAGCCATAGCCAAGCAGGCGACTCTGGATACTAGCGTGCAGCAGGTCATACAGTCTGTAACGCCATCAGCCATCGCGCAGGCAATGGCTGATAGTCTTGCCAGCGGTGAGCGTGTTGCCGTTTTGCTCGGCAACTTCGCGCAGCAGCATCCACAAGCGTCACAACTGCAACTGCTGGCACAGCACATTGCCGCGCTCTGCGGAGCAACATTTGGCTTCTTCGGCGAAGCAGCCAACAGTGTGGGTGGGTATTTGGCGCAAGCGGTGCCTTTCGCCGGTGCTGCACATGGCATGAATGCCTCCGCGATGCTAGCTGCGCCGCGCAAGGCTTATATCTTGCTCAATGTAGAAGCAGAACTGGATACGCAGAACCCGCAGCAGGCATTAGCTGCGATGGATGCCGCAGACATGGTTGTGGCATTGAGCGCTTACAAACACCATGCTGTCGAGTACGCCGATGTGTTGTTGCCGATTGCTCCATTTACGGAAACCTCTGGGACTTTTGTCAGTTCCGAAGGGCGTGCGCAAAGCTTCAAGGGCACAGTTCAGCCCTTAGGCGAGGCACGTCCAGCATGGAAGGTGCTCCGCGTCTTGGGAAACCTGCTTAATATATCTGATTTTGATTACAACAATAGCGAAGCAGTTCGCGATGAAGTTCTAAGCGGCACAGACGTGTCTGCCAAACTTGGCAACGTCTTGCATGGTATGTCGGCGCAAGCTACAACTTGGAATATCGCTGGGTTACAGCGCGTCAGCGATGTGCCGATCTATGCCACTGACGCCATTGTTCGCCGCGCCGCTTCACTACAAAAAACCCGAGATGCCGCCATTCCGCATGCGCTGATGCATAGCGTGGAACTGGAAAAGCTCAACCTACGATCCGGGGAGATGGTCAAGTTAACGCAAGGGCATGGCAGTACGCGGCTATCTATAATCGCAGATGACAGTTTGCCGCATGGCGTTGTGCGCGTGGCTGCGGGCCATGCCGTAACGGCAGAACTGGGCGCAATGTTTGGAGCTATTATGGTGGATCGCGCATGA
- the nuoH gene encoding NADH-quinone oxidoreductase subunit NuoH: MQYLQNLLGVAWLPLWTLVKILVIVVPIMLTVAYLTLAERKVIGYMQVRIGPNRVGYFGLLQPLADGLKLLLKEIIIPSGSNKFLFVIAPVLALTPALAAWAVVPFADGMVLADINAGLLYILAMTSLGVYGIIIAGWASNSKYAFIGSLRSAAQIVSYEIPMGFALVCVLMVSQSMNLGDIVLGQKSSTGLFGWYFIPLFPMFVVYFISGVAETNRAPFDMAEGESEIVAGFHVEYSGMAFALFFLAEYANMILIAILTAIMFLGGWLPPFDIAPFNLLPGIFWLLAKTSFVLFLFLWFRATFPRYRYDQLMRLGWKVFIPLTLIWVVVIGAWMQTPYWLW; encoded by the coding sequence CTGCAGTACTTGCAAAATCTGCTTGGTGTCGCTTGGCTTCCGCTCTGGACATTGGTCAAAATTCTGGTCATCGTTGTGCCTATCATGCTAACTGTGGCATATCTGACTCTGGCAGAACGCAAGGTGATTGGCTATATGCAGGTACGCATCGGTCCTAATCGGGTCGGTTATTTTGGGCTGCTGCAACCGCTCGCCGACGGCCTCAAACTGCTGCTCAAAGAAATTATCATCCCGTCTGGGTCGAATAAATTTCTGTTCGTAATCGCGCCTGTCCTTGCGCTGACGCCTGCTTTGGCGGCTTGGGCAGTCGTCCCGTTCGCCGATGGCATGGTACTGGCCGACATCAACGCCGGTTTGCTCTATATCCTGGCAATGACATCACTTGGCGTGTACGGCATAATCATCGCGGGTTGGGCATCCAACTCTAAATATGCCTTCATAGGTTCATTACGCTCGGCCGCACAGATTGTGTCCTACGAAATCCCCATGGGTTTTGCCTTGGTATGTGTGCTAATGGTCTCGCAGAGCATGAATTTAGGTGACATAGTACTGGGTCAAAAAAGCAGCACGGGCTTGTTCGGCTGGTATTTTATCCCGTTGTTCCCGATGTTCGTGGTGTACTTTATCTCAGGTGTAGCGGAGACCAATCGTGCGCCCTTCGACATGGCCGAAGGGGAGTCTGAAATTGTGGCGGGCTTCCACGTAGAGTATTCCGGTATGGCGTTTGCGCTATTTTTCTTGGCTGAATACGCGAACATGATTTTGATTGCCATACTCACCGCAATTATGTTCTTGGGCGGTTGGTTGCCTCCATTTGACATTGCCCCATTTAATTTACTACCGGGCATATTTTGGCTACTAGCCAAAACGTCCTTTGTGCTGTTTCTATTTTTATGGTTCCGTGCCACCTTCCCACGTTATCGCTACGACCAGTTAATGCGCTTAGGTTGGAAGGTATTTATTCCTCTCACGCTGATCTGGGTAGTAGTCATTGGTGCTTGGATGCAAACTCCCTATTGGCTATGGTAA
- the nuoI gene encoding NADH-quinone oxidoreductase subunit NuoI translates to MEKITNFFKTFLLLELVKGMALTGRHFFARKITVQFPEEKTPQGFRFRGLHALRRYANDEERCIGCKLCEAVCPALAIHIETEERADGTRRTTRYDIDLVKCIFCGLCEESCPVDAIVETRILEYHGEKRGDLYYTKPMLLAVGEKHEEQIAKDRALDAKYR, encoded by the coding sequence ATGGAAAAGATCACAAATTTCTTCAAAACTTTCCTGCTGCTGGAGCTAGTGAAAGGCATGGCCTTGACCGGGCGACATTTTTTCGCACGCAAAATCACAGTGCAATTTCCAGAAGAAAAAACACCACAAGGTTTTCGTTTTCGTGGCCTGCATGCGCTACGTCGTTATGCTAATGATGAAGAACGCTGTATTGGCTGTAAATTATGCGAAGCGGTATGTCCGGCGTTAGCTATCCATATTGAAACCGAGGAGCGCGCTGATGGTACGCGCCGGACCACACGCTATGACATTGATTTGGTCAAATGTATTTTTTGCGGTCTATGCGAAGAATCGTGCCCGGTGGATGCCATTGTAGAAACTCGCATTCTGGAATACCACGGTGAGAAGCGCGGCGACCTGTACTACACCAAGCCGATGTTACTGGCAGTGGGCGAAAAACATGAAGAGCAAATTGCCAAGGATAGGGCATTAGACGCAAAGTACCGTTAA
- a CDS encoding NADH-quinone oxidoreductase subunit J, with amino-acid sequence MSFNTLVFYMFAAITVFAALRVITARNPVHAALFLVLAFCSSAGIWILLEAEFLAITLVLVYVGAVMVLFLFVVMMLDINLEQLREGFWRWFPFGAMLAVVMVFQMIWVLGNRQTAETGAKVIKHAANYSNTKELGRLIYTDYVYPFELAAVLLLVAIIAAIALTLRRRKDAKSQEPNKQVLVKKADRLRIISMVAEGKEDSAQ; translated from the coding sequence ATGAGTTTTAATACATTAGTTTTTTATATGTTTGCCGCAATTACCGTGTTTGCCGCGCTGCGCGTAATTACTGCACGCAACCCGGTACATGCTGCGTTGTTCTTGGTGTTGGCTTTTTGTAGCTCGGCTGGCATCTGGATATTATTGGAGGCGGAATTCCTAGCTATTACCCTTGTTCTAGTGTACGTCGGCGCGGTAATGGTGCTTTTCCTGTTTGTGGTAATGATGTTGGACATTAATCTGGAGCAATTGCGCGAAGGTTTCTGGCGCTGGTTTCCGTTCGGTGCAATGCTGGCCGTCGTCATGGTATTCCAAATGATATGGGTACTGGGCAACCGCCAAACGGCTGAAACTGGTGCAAAAGTGATCAAGCACGCTGCCAATTACAGTAACACCAAAGAGCTTGGGCGTTTGATTTACACCGATTATGTTTACCCATTTGAGCTGGCGGCGGTACTTCTCTTAGTGGCGATTATAGCGGCCATCGCACTCACCTTACGCCGTCGTAAAGATGCTAAATCGCAGGAACCGAATAAGCAGGTGTTAGTGAAGAAAGCAGACCGCCTTCGTATTATATCGATGGTGGCAGAAGGTAAAGAGGACAGCGCACAGTAG
- the nuoK gene encoding NADH-quinone oxidoreductase subunit NuoK: MLNLSLSHYLVFGAILFAIGVVGIFLNRKNIIVLLMSIELMLLAVNTNFIAFSHYLNDISGQIFVFFILTVAAAEAAIGLAILIVLFRNLRTINVDDLGSLKG; the protein is encoded by the coding sequence ATGTTGAACTTGAGTTTGTCGCATTATTTAGTATTCGGAGCAATCTTGTTTGCTATTGGCGTGGTGGGCATTTTTCTAAACCGGAAGAATATCATCGTACTATTGATGTCGATTGAATTGATGTTGCTCGCAGTAAATACAAATTTTATCGCCTTCTCACATTATCTGAATGACATATCTGGACAAATATTCGTGTTCTTTATCCTCACCGTGGCTGCCGCTGAAGCAGCTATCGGCTTAGCGATTCTGATAGTGTTATTTCGTAACCTGCGTACCATCAACGTAGATGATCTCGGCAGCTTGAAAGGCTAA
- the nuoL gene encoding NADH-quinone oxidoreductase subunit L, with translation MSTMENLYLLVPLAPLVGAILAGLFGKLLGRTWTHRITILLVAVSFVASLLIFKDVMAGHTFNGTVYQWMTAGDTRFEVGFLIDRLTVMMMLVVTFVSLMVHIYTIGYMVDDAGYQRFFSYISLFTFSMLMLVMANNFLQLFFGWEAVGLVSYLLIGFWYTRPTATYANLKAFLVNRVGDFGFLLGIGLVLMVFGTLDYASVFASSHLYANDIAPIPGVSWNVISAICILLFIGAMGKSAQFPLHVWLPDSMEGPTPISALIHAATMVTAGIFMVARMSPLFELSDTALSFVMVIGAITALFMGFLGIIQNDIKRVVAYSTLSQLGYMTVALGASAYSVAIFHLMTHAFFKALLFLAAGSVIIAMHHIQDIRQMGGLRKYMPITWFTFLIGSLALIGTPFLSGFYSKDSIIEAVALSHLPGSGFAYFAVVVGVFVTAFYSFRLYFLVFHGEEHFDKAHSVAHSSPHTSQDDHVGVHVAHDDDHHGLAPGQKPHETSWVVWMPLVLLAIPSVIIGYLAVEPMLFGDYFKGAIFINHELHPSMEELRHEFHSAWAMTIHGLSSLPFWLAMAGVVMAWVFYLKIPSIPEAIKQKFSFIYTVLDNKYYFDRFNDWFFASGARKTSRFLWKFGDIKLIDGLMVNGTARLVGMFSNVLRRIQTGYIYHYAFSMIIGVFLLLTIRTWFE, from the coding sequence ATGAGTACTATGGAAAATCTGTATTTGCTGGTTCCTTTGGCTCCCTTGGTTGGCGCAATTCTAGCCGGACTATTTGGCAAACTACTGGGGCGGACATGGACGCATCGCATTACTATTCTACTGGTGGCTGTGTCTTTCGTTGCCTCACTGCTGATTTTTAAGGATGTCATGGCAGGACATACATTCAACGGCACAGTTTATCAATGGATGACCGCTGGTGATACGCGGTTCGAGGTCGGTTTCCTGATTGACCGCCTAACCGTAATGATGATGTTGGTGGTGACTTTCGTTTCCTTGATGGTACATATTTATACTATAGGTTATATGGTTGACGATGCTGGCTATCAACGCTTCTTCAGTTATATTTCGCTGTTTACTTTCTCCATGCTAATGCTGGTGATGGCCAATAACTTTCTCCAGCTGTTTTTTGGCTGGGAAGCGGTCGGTTTAGTATCTTATTTATTGATTGGTTTTTGGTATACACGCCCTACGGCAACTTACGCCAACCTCAAGGCTTTCTTAGTCAACCGCGTGGGGGATTTCGGTTTTTTGCTCGGCATCGGCTTGGTGCTGATGGTGTTTGGCACACTGGATTATGCTTCAGTATTTGCCAGCTCGCACCTTTACGCCAACGACATAGCGCCGATCCCTGGTGTGTCTTGGAATGTAATTAGCGCGATCTGTATCCTGCTGTTCATTGGTGCGATGGGTAAATCCGCGCAGTTTCCGCTGCACGTCTGGCTGCCGGACTCAATGGAGGGTCCAACTCCAATTTCCGCACTGATTCACGCTGCGACGATGGTGACCGCCGGAATCTTTATGGTGGCGCGCATGTCACCGCTGTTTGAACTATCCGACACTGCGTTATCCTTTGTTATGGTGATCGGCGCTATTACTGCGCTGTTCATGGGCTTCCTCGGCATTATTCAAAACGATATTAAGCGTGTGGTAGCCTATTCCACGCTGTCGCAACTAGGTTACATGACGGTAGCACTAGGCGCCTCTGCTTATTCAGTGGCGATTTTTCATCTGATGACCCACGCTTTTTTCAAAGCGTTGCTTTTCCTTGCCGCTGGTTCGGTGATTATCGCCATGCATCATATTCAGGACATCCGCCAGATGGGAGGTTTGCGTAAGTATATGCCGATCACTTGGTTCACTTTTCTGATCGGCTCGCTGGCGTTAATTGGCACCCCGTTCCTATCCGGTTTCTATTCCAAAGACAGTATTATCGAAGCGGTGGCGTTGTCGCATCTTCCCGGATCTGGCTTTGCCTACTTTGCAGTGGTGGTTGGAGTTTTCGTTACGGCCTTCTATTCGTTCCGCTTGTATTTCTTGGTATTTCATGGCGAAGAGCATTTCGACAAAGCGCATTCTGTTGCGCATAGTTCTCCACATACATCTCAAGACGACCACGTGGGCGTTCATGTTGCCCACGACGACGATCATCATGGTTTAGCTCCAGGCCAGAAGCCGCACGAAACCTCATGGGTAGTCTGGATGCCTTTGGTGTTACTCGCGATCCCTTCTGTGATCATTGGTTACCTTGCTGTCGAGCCGATGTTATTTGGCGACTATTTCAAGGGTGCAATTTTTATCAACCACGAGTTGCACCCGTCCATGGAAGAACTGAGACACGAGTTTCACAGCGCTTGGGCCATGACAATACATGGGCTATCTTCTCTACCATTTTGGCTGGCAATGGCCGGGGTAGTAATGGCGTGGGTTTTTTACCTGAAAATTCCGAGTATTCCTGAAGCGATCAAACAAAAATTTAGTTTCATCTATACAGTGCTGGACAACAAGTATTATTTTGACCGTTTTAATGATTGGTTCTTTGCCTCTGGCGCCCGTAAGACGAGCCGCTTCTTATGGAAATTTGGCGATATAAAACTGATTGATGGCCTAATGGTAAACGGCACTGCGCGTTTGGTCGGCATGTTCTCCAACGTATTGCGCCGCATTCAGACCGGTTATATCTACCACTATGCGTTTTCCATGATTATCGGCGTGTTTCTGCTGCTTACGATACGCACTTGGTTCGAATAA
- a CDS encoding NADH-quinone oxidoreductase subunit M gives MIFGFPLLSVAIWLPIIFGMLVLATGNDRNAPLARVIALVGSILGFVVTIPLYVGFDKMTSAMQFVELHNWVTHFNIHYHLGVDGISVLFVLLNSFFTPLVVIAGWKVIDKRVAQYLAAFLIMSGLVNGVFVSLDAVLFYVFWEAMLIPMFIIIGVWGGSNRVYAAVKFFLYTFFGSVLMLIALLYLYIQSGGSFAILDYHQMAIPMTAQILIFIAFFMAFSVKVPMFPVHTWLPDAHVEAPTGGSVVLAAILLKVGAYGFIRFSMPIVPDASHYLAGVMIALSLIAVVYIGLVALVQTDMKKLVAYSSISHMGFVTLGFFIFNAYGMEGALLQMISHGFISGALFLCIGVLYDRMHTRNIADYGGVANKMPVFAAFFILFAMANVGLPGTSGFVGEFMVIMGTVKVNFWYAFAAASILIFGAAYTLWMVKRVIFGAVANQHVAQLTDITLREKLMFVILALTVLGMGLYPLPFTEIMHASVNDLLVHIARSKL, from the coding sequence ATGATTTTTGGATTTCCCCTATTAAGCGTTGCTATCTGGCTGCCCATTATTTTTGGTATGCTGGTTCTAGCCACTGGCAACGATCGCAATGCACCGTTAGCGCGTGTCATTGCACTTGTTGGTTCAATTCTTGGCTTTGTGGTTACTATTCCGCTGTATGTTGGTTTTGACAAGATGACCAGTGCCATGCAGTTCGTCGAATTGCATAACTGGGTTACCCATTTCAACATCCACTATCACCTCGGCGTAGACGGCATTTCAGTGCTGTTCGTCCTGCTTAACAGTTTCTTTACTCCGCTGGTTGTAATCGCTGGCTGGAAGGTAATCGATAAGCGCGTAGCGCAATATCTGGCTGCATTCCTCATCATGTCCGGCTTGGTCAATGGCGTATTTGTCTCGCTCGACGCGGTGCTGTTCTATGTGTTCTGGGAAGCCATGCTGATCCCGATGTTCATCATTATTGGTGTATGGGGCGGTTCTAATCGCGTTTATGCAGCGGTCAAGTTTTTTCTGTACACCTTTTTTGGTTCGGTGCTGATGCTAATTGCACTGCTATACCTGTACATCCAGTCCGGTGGTAGCTTCGCGATTCTCGATTATCACCAGATGGCTATCCCGATGACTGCGCAGATATTGATATTCATCGCCTTCTTTATGGCATTCTCGGTAAAAGTACCCATGTTCCCAGTACACACCTGGTTGCCCGATGCCCACGTAGAAGCGCCTACCGGTGGTTCCGTGGTACTGGCGGCGATCCTGCTGAAAGTTGGAGCGTATGGCTTTATTCGCTTTTCCATGCCTATCGTGCCCGATGCCAGCCATTACCTTGCTGGCGTGATGATCGCGCTGTCGCTAATCGCAGTGGTCTATATTGGGCTGGTTGCATTGGTCCAAACTGACATGAAAAAGCTGGTGGCGTATTCCTCTATTTCACACATGGGTTTCGTTACGTTAGGTTTTTTTATTTTTAATGCCTACGGTATGGAGGGCGCACTGTTACAGATGATTTCGCATGGCTTTATATCAGGTGCGCTATTTTTGTGTATAGGTGTGTTATATGACCGTATGCATACACGCAATATCGCCGACTATGGCGGCGTAGCCAACAAAATGCCAGTATTCGCCGCATTCTTTATATTATTTGCCATGGCAAATGTCGGACTGCCCGGCACCAGCGGTTTTGTCGGTGAATTCATGGTGATAATGGGTACGGTCAAAGTTAATTTCTGGTACGCCTTCGCTGCCGCTAGCATACTGATTTTCGGTGCGGCCTACACGCTGTGGATGGTAAAACGAGTGATCTTCGGCGCGGTGGCCAACCAGCACGTAGCGCAATTAACCGACATTACTTTGCGCGAAAAGCTAATGTTCGTTATTTTGGCACTGACTGTACTGGGCATGGGCCTGTATCCACTACCCTTCACCGAAATCATGCACGCATCCGTAAACGACTTGCTGGTACATATTGCCCGCTCCAAGTTATAA